A region of Thermus caldifontis DNA encodes the following proteins:
- a CDS encoding acyl-CoA thioesterase: MESETRIKVRYAETDQMGVVHHSVYAVYLEAARVEFLERVGLPYPQVEARGVAFPVVELGITFRAPARFGEEISVRTRLAHLSRRDLLFRYRVEREGALLAEGFTRHLCQVGERAGRIPEDIYQALSVLHLG, from the coding sequence GTGGAGAGCGAAACCCGCATAAAGGTGCGGTATGCGGAAACCGACCAGATGGGGGTGGTCCACCACTCCGTGTATGCGGTGTACTTGGAGGCGGCCCGCGTGGAGTTTCTGGAGAGGGTGGGTCTGCCCTACCCCCAGGTGGAGGCAAGGGGGGTGGCCTTCCCGGTGGTGGAGCTAGGGATCACCTTCCGCGCCCCCGCCCGCTTTGGGGAGGAGATCTCCGTGCGAACCCGCCTGGCCCACCTTTCCCGGCGGGACCTCCTTTTCCGCTACCGGGTAGAGCGGGAGGGGGCGCTGTTGGCGGAAGGCTTTACCCGGCATCTGTGCCAGGTGGGGGAGAGGGCTGGCCGCATTCCGGAAGACATCTACCAAGCCTTGAGTGTGCTACACTTAGGATAG